CGTCTTTGTTCCTCAGTGTGCAATCGCTAAAGCAGGGTCGAAAGGCTTGCCCGATTTGAGCACGCCATAGGCGATGGTCAGCAGCTTACGCATGGCGGCGCAGACGGTTTGTTTACCTCTTTTGCCCCTGGCTTTCAGACGCTCGGCTTGCGCCTTGATAGCCGGGTTGTAGGTCAGCGCCACGACAGCGGGTAGGTATAGCGCACTTCGTAAGCGGACTGATCCCATGCGCGAGAGGCAGGCATGGCCGCGCGCGAGACCGGATTCCTGTAGGCGTGGGTTCAAGCCAGCAAAGGCGGTAACGGCGCGGGCATTGGCGAAGCGGTCGATATCGCCGAGCTCCGCCAGGATCAAAGCGGCGGTCTTGTCGGCGATGCCGTCGATACTCACCAGCAGGTCGCGCTTACCACGTAAGTCTGGATCGTCGTCGATATGGCGTTTGATCTGTTCAAGCGTCCAGGCGATCTGCTCATCGAGCCGCTGCAAGACTGCCCGGATGGAGTCCTGGACTTTTTCCGGGCTGACCTCGAGCCGATTGAACTCCATCTG
The window above is part of the Pseudomonas oryzihabitans genome. Proteins encoded here:
- a CDS encoding IS110 family transposase, encoding MAVVVGVDIAKRSFDLAVLQSNGKYRTKGKLSNDPSGFAVFADWLQQHAEPGAWIVMEATGIYHEALAEHFHALGYRIAVLNPAQIARYAQSQLQRSKTDKLDAKLIATYGQRHEDSLRDWHPESVSIRTLRALTRRLEDLQSLRQMEFNRLEVSPEKVQDSIRAVLQRLDEQIAWTLEQIKRHIDDDPDLRGKRDLLVSIDGIADKTAALILAELGDIDRFANARAVTAFAGLNPRLQESGLARGHACLSRMGSVRLRSALYLPAVVALTYNPAIKAQAERLKARGKRGKQTVCAAMRKLLTIAYGVLKSGKPFDPALAIAH